The following are encoded in a window of Rosa chinensis cultivar Old Blush chromosome 4, RchiOBHm-V2, whole genome shotgun sequence genomic DNA:
- the LOC112196258 gene encoding uncharacterized protein LOC112196258 yields MGNCQAIDAAALVIQHPSGKIERLYWPISASEVMRLNPGHYVSLIIPLPASASDSGSDHHHQEEEIQEQKSSAGGAVRFTRVKLLRPNETLALGHAYRLVTTQEVMKVLRAKKYAKTKKQQVESLIERSSETAVPEKQSSSCEAEDKENINHATNHERRRPRTASGNAAGAAMRSKSWRPSLQSISEAAS; encoded by the exons ATGGGGAACTGTCAGGCCATTGATGCTGCTGCTCTGGTGATACAGCACCCGAGTGGGAAGATAGAGAGGCTGTACTGGCCTATAAGCGCCAGCGAGGTCATGAGGTTGAACCCTGGTCATTACGTTTCTCTGATTATCCCATTGCCGGCTTCGGCTTCGGATTCGGGTTCTGATCATCATCaccaggaggaggagattcaGGAGCAGAAGAGTAGTGCTGGTGGTGCGGTGCGTTTCACAAGGGTGAAGCTTCTTCGACCTAATGAGACTCTTGCTCTTGGTCATGCCTATCGTCTGGTCACTACTCAAG AGGTTATGAAGGTGTTGAGGGCAAAGAAGTATGCGAAGACGAAGAAGCAGCAGGTGGAATCACTAATTGAGAGATCATCAGAGACGGCAGTGCCCGAGAAACAGAGTTCGAGTTGTGAGGCAGAGGACAAGGAAAATATCAACCAT GCTACAAATCATGAAAGGCGCCGACCCAGGACGGCATCAGGGAATGCTGCTGGTGCTGCAATGAGGTCGAAATCTTGGCGGCCCTCGTTGCAGAGCATTTCTGAAGCTGCAAGCTGA
- the LOC112199778 gene encoding protein PLASTID REDOX INSENSITIVE 2, chloroplastic translates to MALHRSCGPLISSPLPTPATTPTSTILIHSCPPTVCINARVRNTTTKPLRATASTPQKYVYPDPIPEFAESETHKFRAELSRKLLKYKATFGDDFSSVIDVCAEIFSEFLLKEYGGPGTLLVDPFTDMLVALKEKELPGAPLAARATLLWAQNYLDQDRDVWNSKSSK, encoded by the exons ATGGCATTGCACCGCTCCTGTGGGCCTCTCATTTCGAGCCCATTACCGACTCCCGCCACAACTCCAACCTCGACCATTCTCATTCATTCATGCCCGCCAACTGTTTGTATTAATGCCAGAGTCAGAAACACCACCACAAAGCCACTAAGAGCCACCGCCAGCACACCCCAGAAATACGTGTACCCGGACCCAATTCCGGAATTTGCAGAATCC GAGACCCACAAGTTCAGAGCTGAGCTTTCCAGGAAGCTATTGAAGTACAAGGCGACTTTTGGGGATGACTTCAGTAGTGTCATTGACGTATGCGCCGAG ATATTTAGTGAATTCTTGCTCAAGGAGTATGGAGGACCTGGAACATTGTTGGTGGATCCCTTCACTGATATGTTAGTTGCTCTCAAGGAGAAGGAACTACCTGGAGCACCTTTGGCTGCAAGGGCAACACTGTTATGGGCTCAAAACTATTTGGATCAAGACAGGGATGTTTGGAATTCGAAATCGTCAAAGTGA